Genomic segment of Aptenodytes patagonicus chromosome 17, bAptPat1.pri.cur, whole genome shotgun sequence:
CCATGAAGGCCGAACAGAAGAGAGTGGCTAACGCCAGCCATTTCGTAGGATGTCGTTAAAGCAGAACTGCTCCAGGAAGGTTTTTGTTATTCAAGCTTTTCATCTCCTTCCTCCACATCTTTCAGACTGAGCACTTCCAGTGTTCCCTTCCCTTTTGTCTCACTCCGGATCAGCTCGTCAATCTCTCTGAAGCAGCCTGGGTCAATAAGGCACAcctgaaatatttcacatttcatcAGTCAAGCAGTAATATTTGATTTTCATCAGCCCCTTCGCAAGGTCTaacattaattttcataaaaagaaTATAATTGCTTAGTTACTAAAAAGGACTTTGCAGAGTTGATAAGCAATTTCTATCACGTAATCTTTCCAAAGAAGTCCTGCAGTTCCATTTACCCATGCCGGACATGTCTTTTGACAGCTGGATTCTAATCCGCTCTCAGAAAGATTTTTACCAATACCAAATTTTGCTTTACCAcagactattttttaaaaaactaattaacCACTGTCAAAATACAGGCCTGACCCACCAAATAAATAAGAGTAACATTCCATATTTTCAGAGACACTTATCAGTGTTGTAGGAGAATCACTGCTAAGAGAAACTACGCTGTGCTTCTCCTCAGCCTGAAGCAGCAATCTCCGCGTAAGAAAGGCTACTTCAAAGCTTTCATCACTAGGGTTGTGCGAAACTAAAAACTACAAACTACACCTCTGATTTAGAGCCTCTGGTAAACTTGCAGTTTATCTAAACAACTTCCATATATTAATTCATCTTCTAGTAAACCCTACAGGTGTAGTCAAATCAAGTATGAAACCCAAGGACTGCTTTATCGCTTACAATTTCCAACTGTTCATGGAAATCTTCATTCTCAATAACTTTAATCAGTGGCTTGAGcttctctttcagtttcttcccctcctttgcCGGAAGAATAAACCGCAGCCTCATGTGAGCACGTTCAATTTGCATGGTCTCCTTTAACTGCCTGATCACTTCCAGGGCCTGTAAAGACATGAAGAAGAAAGAGCATTTACACACCTGCTTAAAAAACACCGCACAGATCAAAACCTCAAATCCTTCGCATTAGCTTCCGACATATTTCTCAGTAGTGGACACTGCCACTCTGCTGCAGGGAGTTTGCTATCACGCTATTTTGATAGATTAACAAGAAAAGGCACAGCTCTTGCTGTTTGTGATCACTTCAAGTACTAAAAGAACCTGTCTGAAATAATGTTAAATAGCAGTTATACTGCGGAACAACAGGAACCCACGTGGCTCAGACGCAAAGCCTGATTTACTACCTCAATTAATATAAACAAtaaaccttttatttctgttccgGGCATATCACTGTTGCTGCGTAaattagtttctttctttctcccttccctgaaCTGTTAGAAAACCAACTGCATGCGTTTCAGAGGCTGCTTGTATCCAGCATTCAACCACCAGCCAGCTGAGTAATCATTCTGCGGGCTTTAGACTGCAGGGCTTTTTTGACGCCGCTGTGACCGCTAACAGAGAAATTACACTTGAAGGCAACACTTCTGCGCAGAAGCTGATTTTGCGAGAAAACTAACCTGCTGCTTCGTGCTCTTGTGTGGTTTGACGGAGTAGTGAATATCCTTCATGGCTCTTTCTATAAGGATTACTGTGTATGGCCTCTTTGTTTCAGGATTCACACATTTGTCAGCCACAATAGTTGCGATGTCTCTAAACATCTGCTCCAACTGCGTGTGTCGTTCTTTGTCCGATACCTGCAGCTCCCCTTTTGATAAAATCTGGACagtcaataataaaaaaatcagttaagaAATGTCACAGATTTGACTAAAGAGTGAAAACCCCAGTAACTGTTAAATTTCACAATTGCTTGAATGGTTTGGTTAGACGTGAAGTGCAGAAAAAGAATAACCGTATTAATAACGTTCATCATTATGACAGACAACACTGgaaagatttcagagaaaaaaaacacctctgaAACAGTAAGCTACAAAAA
This window contains:
- the SBDS gene encoding ribosome maturation protein SBDS, encoding MSIFTPTNQIRLTNVAVVRVRRGGKRFEIACYRNKVMGWRSGAEKDLDEVLQTDTVFVNVSKGQVAKKEDLVQAFGTDDQTEICKMILSKGELQVSDKERHTQLEQMFRDIATIVADKCVNPETKRPYTVILIERAMKDIHYSVKPHKSTKQQALEVIRQLKETMQIERAHMRLRFILPAKEGKKLKEKLKPLIKVIENEDFHEQLEIVCLIDPGCFREIDELIRSETKGKGTLEVLSLKDVEEGDEKLE